Proteins from one Cryptomeria japonica chromosome 4, Sugi_1.0, whole genome shotgun sequence genomic window:
- the LOC131061810 gene encoding GDSL esterase/lipase At5g03820, with amino-acid sequence MEGDYIALSFTVLSLFLLTLYVPQVEGQRQPLVSALYVFGDSGIDPGNNNPLPTLIRSNFPPYGRDFPNGRPTGRFTNGRLITDQLSQLFGLPDLLPASLDPEFRGQKLLTGASFGSSASGYADSTSIPLSVLPLEIQVKNFRLYKIRLARLFGHETANRIVSEALFTISTGTDDFANNYYINPLTRGMYTIEQFQDLLLESLSEFIRNVSREGATKIAIVGLPPFGCLPSQITLHNITGNNCFEEFNEVASSFNAKIKALIENIKPDYPGVLIFYEDLYDKLLDIIKSPTKYGFVEARRGCCGTGLLETAILCNPSTISCPDPSTYVFWDSFHPTTECYQIIANDLFQQALAAINSPTTRN; translated from the exons ATGGAAGGAGACTATATTGCTTTGAGTTTTACTGTTCTAAGTTTGTTTCTTCTTACATTGTATGTTCCTCAGGTGGAAGGACAAAGGCAACCGCTTGTTTCAGCACTGTATGTGTTTGGAGATTCGGGCATAGATCCTGGTAACAACAATCCTCTTCCTACTCTTATCAGATCTAACTTCCCTCCCTACGGAAGAGATTTTCCAAATGGTCGACCTACTGGAAGATTTACAAACGGAAGATTAATTACAGACCAACTAT CTCAGCTGTTTGGGCTTCCAGATTTGCTGCCTGCATCTTTGGATCCCGAATTTCGAGGACAAAAGCTGCTGACAGGTGCCAGTTTCGGTTCATCTGCTTCAGGATATGCAGACAGTACTTCTATTCCTTTG AGTGTTTTGCCACTGGAGATACAAGTGAAAAATTTCAGGCTCTATAAAATACGGCTTGCAAGATTATTTGGGCATGAAACTGCCAACAGGATCGTATCTGAAGCACTTTTTACTATAAGCACAGGAACTGATGACTTCGCCAATAATTATTacataaatcctctaaccaggggaATGTATACCATTGAACAGTTTCAGGATCTGCTTCTCGAGTCTCTAAGTGAATTTATACGG AATGTTTCCCGTGAAGGTGCTACTAAAATTGCCATTGTTGGGCTTCCTCCTTTTGGTTGTTTGCCTTCCCAAATTACTCTCCACAACATAACGGGAAATAATTGTTTCGAGGAGTTTAATGAGGTTGCGAGCTCTTTCAATGCCAAGATCAAAGCTTTAATAGAGAACATAAAGCCCGATTATCCAGGTGTTCTTATTTTTTATGAAGATTTATACGATAAGCTCTTAGACATCATTAAATCTCCCACTAAGTATG GTTTTGTAGAAGCGAGGAGAGGTTGCTGTGGAACAGGTCTGTTGGAGACAGCTATATTGTGCAACCCTAGCACAATAAGTTGTCCTGATCCATCCACGTATGTGTTCTGGGATAGTTTTCATCCAACAACTGAATGTTATCAAATCATTGCCAATGACTTGTTCCAGCAGGCTCTGGCTGCAATCAACTCACCAACCACAAGAAACTAA